Within Pseudomonas alloputida, the genomic segment CTTGGCACGCCCGACATGAAACCCTCCAGGATCCACACCGCCAGCGGTACGTTGAACAGGCAATGGGCCAGCGCCACGGCAATGTGGGTATCGAACAGCCCGATCGACGAGTACAACTGGAAGAACGGCAGCAGGAACACCGCCGGTGGCGCCATGCGGTTGGTCAGCAGCCAGAAGAACAGGTGGCGGTCGCCGAGAAAGCGGTAGCGCGAGAACGCATAGGCCGCGGGCAACGCCACGAGCAGTGAAATCAGCGTGTTCAGGCACACATAGTACAGCGAGTTGATGTAGCCGCTGTACCAGCTGGCGTCGGTGAAGATCACTCGGTAGTTGTCGAGCGTGAACGCCTGCGGCCACAGGGTCAGGCCGCCAAGGATCTCGGCGTTGCTCTTGAACGACATGTTCAGCAACCAGTAGATCGGCACCAGCAGGAAGAAGAAGTACAGCAGCAGGGCCATTGATTTGCGTGTGCTCATGGCCTAGTCCTTGTCGGCATGGGTCATGGCTGTGTAGAACAGCCACGACACCAGCAGGATGATCAGGAAGTACACCAGTGAAAACGCTGCCGCCGGCCCCAGGTCGAACTGCCCTACAGCCATACGCGTGAGGGTCTGGCTGAGGAACGTGGTCGCATTGCCTGGCCCGCCGCCGGTCAGCACGAACGGTTCGGTGTAGATCATGAAACTGTCCATGAAGCGCAGCATCAACGCGATCACCAGCACGTTCTTGAGCTTGGGCAGCTGGATATGGCGAAACACCGCCCAGCCCGAGGC encodes:
- a CDS encoding carbohydrate ABC transporter permease, whose protein sequence is MSTRKSMALLLYFFFLLVPIYWLLNMSFKSNAEILGGLTLWPQAFTLDNYRVIFTDASWYSGYINSLYYVCLNTLISLLVALPAAYAFSRYRFLGDRHLFFWLLTNRMAPPAVFLLPFFQLYSSIGLFDTHIAVALAHCLFNVPLAVWILEGFMSGVPREIDETAYIDGYSFPRFFVKIFIPLIGSGIGVTAFFCFMFSWVELLLARTLTSVNAKPIAAVMTRTVSASGIDWGVLAAAGVLTILPGMLVIWFVRNHVAKGFALGRV